The following proteins are encoded in a genomic region of Fusobacterium sp. SYSU M8D902:
- the ftsH gene encoding ATP-dependent zinc metalloprotease FtsH: protein MNDKNLFDENEDKKIDEKEKELNLEEKDENKASEQDEEKKQSEEVKERKEELRNKLKEGMSKNKDSKNPKEKDEENKFKQLGGKFNFKGFIMLLFIITLVMSLPSILSDTAKTPSDEVSYTEFIQNIKSGKIKKVDEKEGYVYGYSADEKNVYSARMITDRLGGDPKLVETIEYNGVGIKSVPPQQMPLLLNILISWFPMLLLIGIWIFMMNKMGKGNGGGPQIFNVGKSKAKENGEDVSKVTFADVAGITEAKVELEEVVKFLREPEKFKNIGARIPKGVLLLGAPGTGKTLLAKAVAGEAKVPFFSMSGSEFVEMFVGVGASRVRDLFNKARKNAPCIIFIDEIDAVGRKRGSGQGGGNDEREQTLNQLLVEMDGFGTDETIIVLAATNRPEILDRALMRPGRFDRQVFVDSPDIDGREAILKVHVRDKKLAKDVNLRTIAKKTPGFVGADLANLLNEAAILAARDNREEITMEDLEEASEKVSIGPERKSKKVIEKERKITAYHEAGHAVMHYALPNTDPVHKISIVPRGMAGGYTMALPEEDRSYKSKNEFLDEMRVLYGGRAAEQIVFGDITTGASNDIERATAIAHAIVTRFGMNEKFGPILLDNTKEGDYFQQKYYSDVTGKEVDEEIFKIVQTMYKETLDILTKYYDKLDAVAKALLEREHLNREEFEAIMKGESIDEIEQESETVEILENSNMEIED from the coding sequence TTGAACGATAAAAATTTATTTGATGAGAATGAAGATAAAAAGATAGACGAGAAGGAAAAAGAGTTAAATTTAGAAGAAAAAGATGAAAATAAAGCCTCAGAGCAAGACGAAGAGAAAAAACAGAGTGAAGAGGTAAAAGAGAGAAAAGAGGAGCTTAGAAATAAACTTAAAGAGGGAATGTCTAAGAATAAAGATAGTAAAAATCCTAAAGAAAAAGATGAAGAGAATAAATTTAAACAGTTAGGTGGAAAGTTTAACTTCAAAGGATTTATAATGTTGTTATTTATAATAACATTGGTAATGTCTCTGCCTTCAATCTTATCAGATACTGCAAAAACACCAAGTGACGAGGTTTCATATACAGAGTTTATTCAAAATATAAAATCTGGTAAAATTAAAAAAGTAGATGAAAAAGAGGGTTATGTATACGGATATTCAGCTGATGAAAAGAATGTGTACAGTGCTAGAATGATAACTGATAGATTGGGAGGAGATCCTAAGCTAGTAGAGACTATAGAATATAATGGAGTTGGAATAAAATCAGTTCCACCTCAACAGATGCCATTGTTATTGAATATTTTAATATCTTGGTTCCCTATGCTATTATTAATAGGAATCTGGATATTTATGATGAATAAAATGGGAAAAGGAAATGGTGGAGGACCACAAATTTTCAATGTTGGAAAATCAAAAGCTAAAGAGAATGGAGAAGATGTATCTAAAGTAACTTTTGCTGATGTTGCAGGAATTACAGAGGCTAAAGTGGAATTAGAAGAGGTTGTAAAGTTTTTAAGAGAGCCTGAAAAGTTCAAAAATATAGGTGCAAGAATACCTAAAGGAGTATTGTTATTAGGAGCACCAGGAACAGGAAAAACTTTACTGGCTAAAGCGGTGGCTGGAGAGGCAAAAGTTCCTTTCTTCAGTATGTCAGGATCTGAGTTTGTTGAGATGTTTGTAGGGGTAGGAGCTTCAAGAGTTAGAGACCTATTCAATAAAGCAAGAAAAAATGCTCCATGTATAATCTTTATAGATGAGATAGATGCAGTTGGAAGAAAGAGAGGATCTGGACAAGGTGGAGGAAATGATGAAAGAGAGCAAACTCTTAACCAACTTCTTGTTGAGATGGATGGATTTGGTACTGATGAAACTATAATAGTTTTAGCAGCAACAAATAGACCAGAGATTTTGGATAGAGCTCTAATGAGACCAGGAAGATTTGATAGACAAGTTTTTGTTGACAGTCCAGATATTGATGGAAGAGAAGCGATATTAAAAGTTCATGTAAGAGATAAAAAGTTAGCTAAAGATGTTAATTTAAGAACAATAGCTAAAAAGACACCAGGATTTGTAGGAGCAGACTTGGCAAACCTATTAAATGAGGCAGCAATTTTAGCAGCAAGAGATAATAGAGAAGAGATCACTATGGAGGACTTAGAAGAGGCTTCAGAGAAGGTAAGTATAGGTCCAGAGAGAAAATCTAAAAAAGTGATAGAGAAAGAGAGAAAGATAACAGCTTATCATGAGGCTGGACACGCTGTAATGCACTATGCACTACCTAATACAGATCCAGTTCATAAGATATCTATCGTTCCTAGAGGTATGGCAGGAGGTTATACAATGGCTTTACCTGAAGAGGATAGAAGTTATAAATCAAAAAATGAGTTCTTAGATGAGATGAGAGTATTATATGGTGGAAGAGCTGCGGAGCAGATTGTATTTGGAGATATTACAACTGGAGCAAGTAACGATATTGAAAGAGCTACAGCTATAGCTCATGCTATTGTTACAAGATTTGGAATGAATGAGAAATTTGGACCGATCTTATTGGATAATACAAAAGAGGGAGATTATTTCCAACAAAAATACTATAGTGATGTAACAGGTAAAGAGGTAGACGAAGAGATCTTTAAAATAGTTCAAACTATGTACAAGGAGACTTTGGATATACTTACTAAATACTATGATAAATTGGATGCTGTAGCCAAGGCATTATTAGAGAGAGAACACCTTAATAGAGAGGAGTTTGAAGCTATTATGAAAGGTGAGAGCATAGATGAGATAGAGCAAGAGAGTGAAACAGTAGAGATATTAGAGAACTCAAATATGGAGATAGAAGATTAA